From the genome of Chloroflexota bacterium, one region includes:
- a CDS encoding extracellular solute-binding protein yields the protein MFRTRYVHLLVIVMVLGLLVQACAPPAPAPAEQPSEAAPAEQPAEEEVVTIEYWQYFFEPRVDAMSELIRQFEEQNPGIKVVQNADIPYAEFRDKIAASVPAGVGPDVVTLFYGWLPAWVDAGYLVPLPEDEFSPDWIESSFTPLVKAAKFQGKYWAIPTAVRTLALFWNKDLFAEAGLDPEKPPQTLDEFVDYARKLTQYDDSGNIIIEGYAPEMPGQAHHWFREVLVRQFGGQPFDETNRKVMWNSPEGCQAFKWLLAFETEYKTGSNDLYDGATQAFLQGKEALHIDGSFRLGTIAKNAPDLNFGVAPLPVGPDGTRATFGSYWTHGITKKAAADPKRMEAAIKFLKFITSPEAGRLWVKTVGELPAQLEAAQDEDLLSDPKLGAFAQQLPYAHATFFVDESKQRQALIDAFDAVRLTGQDPCEALNEAAAIVQELYDEFWATH from the coding sequence ATGTTCCGCACACGCTACGTCCACCTTCTCGTGATCGTGATGGTGCTGGGCCTGCTGGTGCAGGCTTGTGCGCCGCCTGCCCCCGCTCCGGCCGAGCAGCCCTCCGAGGCGGCTCCGGCTGAGCAGCCCGCTGAGGAAGAGGTTGTCACCATCGAATACTGGCAGTACTTCTTCGAGCCTCGCGTGGATGCCATGAGCGAGTTGATCCGCCAGTTCGAGGAGCAGAACCCCGGCATCAAGGTGGTTCAGAACGCCGACATCCCGTACGCCGAGTTCCGGGACAAGATCGCGGCCTCGGTCCCCGCTGGCGTGGGCCCGGATGTGGTGACCTTGTTCTACGGCTGGCTGCCCGCGTGGGTGGATGCCGGCTATCTGGTCCCCCTGCCTGAGGACGAGTTCTCGCCGGATTGGATCGAGTCCTCGTTCACCCCGCTGGTCAAGGCGGCCAAGTTCCAGGGCAAGTACTGGGCCATCCCCACGGCCGTACGTACGCTGGCGCTGTTCTGGAACAAGGACCTGTTCGCCGAGGCCGGGCTGGATCCGGAGAAGCCGCCTCAGACGCTGGATGAGTTCGTGGATTACGCCCGCAAGCTGACCCAGTACGATGACTCGGGGAACATCATCATCGAGGGGTACGCGCCGGAGATGCCCGGTCAGGCCCACCACTGGTTCCGGGAGGTGCTGGTGCGGCAGTTCGGCGGCCAGCCCTTCGACGAGACCAATCGCAAGGTGATGTGGAATAGCCCGGAGGGCTGCCAGGCGTTCAAGTGGCTCCTGGCCTTTGAGACGGAGTACAAGACGGGCAGCAACGACCTCTACGATGGCGCGACGCAGGCGTTCCTCCAGGGCAAGGAGGCGTTGCACATCGACGGCTCCTTCCGCCTGGGCACCATCGCCAAGAATGCGCCGGACCTCAACTTCGGCGTGGCGCCGCTGCCGGTGGGGCCGGATGGCACCCGCGCCACCTTCGGCTCCTACTGGACCCATGGCATCACCAAGAAGGCCGCCGCCGATCCCAAGCGCATGGAGGCCGCCATCAAGTTCCTCAAGTTCATCACCTCGCCCGAGGCGGGCCGGCTGTGGGTGAAGACGGTGGGCGAGCTCCCGGCTCAGCTGGAGGCGGCTCAGGACGAGGATCTGTTGAGCGATCCGAAGCTGGGCGCCTTCGCTCAGCAGTTGCCCTACGCTCACGCCACCTTCTTTGTGGACGAGTCGAAGCAGCGCCAGGCGCTGATCGATGCCTTTGACGCGGTGCGTCTGACCGGGCAGGATCCGTGCGAGGCGCTGAACGAGGCCGCGGCGATCGTGCAGGAGCTCTATGACGAGTTCTGGGCGACGCATTGA
- a CDS encoding amidohydrolase, which translates to MAFPYRKKVHIDSHRTVKYNSGREVISVSYQGIPIIDFHAHFPVPEPAWERRWQKLVQEIGERRAALLREQARAYHREWRLTWDFPEPEQDRPPIEVQARRWVAELDRYGIDRIVWVTGGGNDTLGEIVAMYPDRFIGFAHHDPFEPGAADELRRCVREYGFRGYKTLAPALDRPITDRAAWPLWEACAELNVPVLIHFGPMGSGGGITWHPNINPLMLHDVAKAFPDVNFVVPHFGCGYLRETLHLCWGCANVYVDTSGSNQWVRWMPGDLTVKALFRKYLETIGPRRIIFGTDSSWFPRGFAIRYLQDQIRDCRELGVSEDVLRLIFSENAARLLGLS; encoded by the coding sequence ATGGCGTTTCCTTACCGCAAAAAAGTGCATATTGACAGCCACAGAACCGTCAAGTACAATAGCGGTCGGGAGGTCATATCTGTGAGCTATCAGGGCATACCCATCATCGACTTTCATGCTCACTTTCCCGTGCCCGAACCGGCCTGGGAGAGGCGTTGGCAAAAGCTGGTACAGGAGATTGGGGAGCGCCGTGCGGCGCTTTTGCGCGAGCAGGCCCGCGCATACCATCGGGAGTGGCGGCTGACGTGGGACTTCCCCGAGCCGGAGCAGGATCGCCCTCCCATTGAGGTGCAGGCCCGTCGTTGGGTCGCCGAGCTGGATAGATATGGCATCGATAGGATCGTGTGGGTGACCGGTGGCGGGAACGATACGCTGGGCGAGATCGTGGCCATGTATCCCGACCGGTTCATCGGCTTTGCACACCACGACCCATTTGAGCCGGGCGCTGCGGATGAGCTGCGCCGCTGCGTGCGGGAATATGGATTTCGGGGGTACAAGACGCTGGCCCCGGCGTTGGATCGCCCGATCACCGATCGGGCGGCCTGGCCGTTGTGGGAGGCCTGCGCCGAGTTAAACGTGCCGGTCCTGATCCATTTCGGTCCCATGGGCAGCGGCGGCGGCATCACATGGCATCCCAACATCAATCCGCTGATGCTCCACGACGTGGCCAAGGCCTTCCCGGATGTGAACTTCGTCGTCCCCCACTTCGGATGCGGCTACCTGCGGGAGACCCTGCATCTTTGCTGGGGGTGCGCGAACGTCTATGTGGATACCTCAGGCTCCAATCAATGGGTGCGCTGGATGCCGGGGGACCTGACGGTAAAGGCGCTGTTCCGCAAGTATTTGGAGACCATTGGCCCCCGGCGCATCATCTTCGGCACGGATTCCAGCTGGTTCCCTCGGGGATTTGCCATTCGCTATCTACAGGATCAGATACGCGACTGTCGGGAGCTGGGGGTGAGCGAGGATGTGCTTCGTCTCATCTTCAGCGAGAACGCCGCTCGCCTTCTTGGCTTGTCTTGA
- a CDS encoding YjbQ family protein: protein MKSHTKYLWFEAPRRRQLFHITQEVQQAVDESGIREGFVLVSAMHITAGVFVNDNEPGLHEDIWEWLEGLAPQRPDYRHHLTGEDNGDAHLKSLLIHHQVIVPVTDGRLDLGPWQRVFYAEFDGLRRKRVIIKVLGF from the coding sequence ATGAAGTCACACACCAAGTACCTTTGGTTCGAAGCCCCACGCCGCCGGCAGCTCTTCCACATCACCCAGGAGGTGCAGCAGGCGGTCGACGAGAGCGGCATACGAGAGGGGTTCGTGCTGGTCTCCGCCATGCACATCACCGCCGGCGTGTTCGTCAACGACAACGAGCCCGGCCTGCACGAGGACATCTGGGAATGGCTGGAGGGGCTGGCCCCCCAGCGGCCCGACTATCGCCATCACCTCACCGGCGAGGATAATGGCGACGCGCACCTCAAATCGCTGTTGATCCACCATCAGGTCATCGTGCCCGTCACGGACGGTCGGCTCGATCTGGGCCCCTGGCAGCGAGTCTTCTATGCCGAGTTCGATGGCCTGCGGCGTAAGCGCGTGATCATCAAGGTGCTGGGCTTTTAG